CGCGCCGGGCAGCGGGCCGAAGCGGTCGCGCACTTCGCCGGCGAGCGCGTCGAGCGCGGGCTTGTCTTCGGCCTGCGCAAGCTTTCGGTAGATTTCGATGCGATGGTGCGGCTCGGGCGCGAACGACGACGGGAGGGTCGCCGCGCGCGCCGCGGTCTCCGCCTCCTCCGCCTCGCGCGTGTCGATGAAGTCGAGCCGCATCTCCACGGGCGCGCGCACTTTGAGTTTCGCGCCCTTGAGCGTCGCGACGCTTTGCTTGAGCAGCTGGCAGTAGAGTTCGAAGCCCACTGCGGTGATGTGGCCGCTCTGCTCGGCGCCGAGGAGGTTGCCGGCGCCGCGAATCTCGAGGTCGCGCATGGCGATCTTGAAGCCGCTGCCGAGCGATGAATACTGCTTGATGGCGCTGATGCGCTTGCGCGCGTCGCTGAGCATCCGGGCGTGGCGCGGGATGAGCAGGTAGGCGAAGGCCTGATGCTTGTAGCGGCCCACCCGGCCGCGGAGCTGATAGAGGTCGCTCAGCCCGAATCGGTCGGCGCGGTCAATGAGGATGGTGTTTGCGTTCGGAATGTCGAGGCCGCTCTCGATGATCGTGGTCGAGAGCAGCACGTCGGCCTCGCCGTTCACAAACGTTGTCATCACTTCCTCCAAGTCGTCGCTGTTCATCTGCCCGTGGCCGACGACGATGCGCGCATCAGGCACGAGCTGCATCAGGCGGAACTTCATCGCGTCGATCGTTGCCAGGCGGTTGTGAAGGAAGAAGACCTGCCCGCCGCGGCCGACTTCGCGGCGGATGGCGTCGCGGATGATGCGCTCATCGTATTCGCACACGATCGTCTCGACGGGCAGGCGGTCTTGCGGCGGCGTCTGGATGGTGCTCATGTCGCGCGCGCCGGTGAGGGCGAGGTAAAGCGTGCGCGGGATCGGCGTGGCGCTGAGGGTGAGCACGTCCACCATGCGGCGGAGCAGCTTGAACTGCTCCTTGTGCATCACGCCAAAGCGCTGCTCTTCGTCAATGACCACGAGGCCGAGCTCCTTGAACGCGATGTCAGGCTGCACGAGGCGGTGCGTGCCGATGACGATATCCACCGAGCCGGCGGCGAGATCACGCGCGACGCGCGCCTGTTCGCGGCGCGTGCGGAAGCGCGAGAGCAGTTCGATGCGCACGGGATAATCGGCCATGCGCTCGCGAAAGGTGTTGAAGTGCTGCTGCGCGAGGACGGTAGTGGGCACGAGCACGGCGACCTGGCGGCCGTCCATAACCGCCTTGAACGCGGCGCGGATGGCGACCTCGGTCTTGCCGTAGCCGACGTCGCCGCAAATGAGACGGTCCATCGGCTTGGGACGCTCCATGTCGGACTTTGCTTCCGTGATGGCGCGAGCTTGGTCCGGTGTCTCCTCGAAGACGAACGAGCCTTCGAACTCGCGCTGCCACGCGTTGTCTGGTTTGAACGCGTGGCCGGGCTGTGTCTCCCGCGCGGCCTGGATGGCGAGCAATTCTGCCGCGAGGTCGCGCACGGCGCGCTCGGCCTGATGTTTGGTTTTCGCCCACCGCGTGCCGCCGAGCGTGTGCAACGGCGGGCGCGCCTTGCCGGCGCCGACGTATTTGCTGACGAGGTGCGCCTCGGTGACAGGCACGTAAAGCTTGGGCGCGTCCTGCTCAGGGTCGGCAGACGCATATTCGATGACGAGACACTCGGTGCCAGGGTCCGCCATTGCGGATTGCGGGTTGCGGGTTGCGGGCTCGCGGTTGCGCGCCGCGGGCAATGTCTGAAGGCCGGTGTAGCGCCCGATGCCGTGCTGAAGATGAACGACCAGGTCGCCGGGACTGAGTTCGGTGAAGTCGATGTCGAGGGCAGAGCGTGTTGCGGCGGCGTGCGGCGACTTGAGGCGGCGCGGGCGCTGGACTTTGTAACGCCCGAAGATTTCCGCGTCGGTGACGACGACAATCCTGGCTTCGTTGCAGAGGAATCCGCGGGAGAGGGAGCCGAGGTGGGTCCAAAGTCCAAGGTCCAAAGTCCCGGGTCCGGAAGTTGGGGCGGCATCTGGCGGTTGTGGACCGTGGACTTTGGGCTTTGGACCATGGCCGAGCGCGAGTTCACGCCAGACTTCCTCGAAGCGTTGTCGCTCGCCGCCGTTGTTGCAGAAGACGTGGACGGCGTAGCCCTGCCGCAGCCAGCGGTGGAGTTGCGCGAAGAACTCGCGACGCTGCGCCTCGGCGATTTCGGGCGCGGGCATGCGGTCGGAGATGGGTCGGTAGGGGTCGAGTGATGCAAGGGCGAGGATGGTGGACGGTGGATGGTGGATGGTGGGATCCGGATCGTCCTCGATCAGCACGACAGATCCTGAAGACGGGGAGGAGGACGGTTCGAACGAGGTGCGTTCGGCCAAGAGCGAGACAGTGGTCATGCCGCGTGCGCTGGCGAGCGAAAGGAATTCCGTCCACTCGACGAAGAACGGGTCGCCGTCGGGAACTTGTCCGGCGTAAGTCGTGGCGTGCTCGGCAAGCGCGCCGGGCTCGCACAAGATCATCACGGTGCCGGCGGGGAGGTAGTTGAGGAGCGTTGCCAGTTCGGCGGGTGCGCGTTTGAGAATGCCGAGTTCACCCGCAGGCGGGAGTGTGACCTCGGTGACGGCGCCGTTGTCGCGCGAGACTTGAGTTTGCGGATCGAAGAGCCGGAGCGATTCGAGTTCATCGCCGAAGAACTCGAGCCTCACCGGCCACGGGCGTGTCAGCGGCCACACGTCCACGATGCCGCCGCGCAATGCGAGCTCGCCCTTCGCCGTGACTTGCGCCTCGGGTTCGTAGGCTTGGTCCTCAAGCCACTCAATGAGGTCGAGCGGGACGACTCTGTCGCCGCGGCGCAGCGAGCGAGTGCGCGAGGCGAGCGAGTCGGGAGGAAACGTCCGCTGGAGCAGCGCGGCGACGCTGGTGACGACGAGAGGTGCGTGGTGCGTGGTGCGCGGTGCGTGGGACGAGAGGGCGACGAGCGTTTCGAGCCGTTCGCTGATGACATCGGCGTGGGGGAGATGGGCTTCGTGCGGGAGGGATTCCCAAGCTGGATAGAACAGCACGCGATCTTCGCTGCCGAGCCACGTCTCGATGTCCTGTTGGAAAACTTCCTGCGACCTGAGCCCGTTGGTGACGACAACGATGGGCCGGCGAGGAAACTGGCGTCGTAGCATCGCGGCAAGGAACGGCTGGGCAGATCCGCAGACTCCCGCGCACGACAATGCGCCGCCCGACTCCACGCGCCGCCAAAGGTCTTGCGCGGCGGGAGCTGGCAAAATCCTGTTGAACAGGTCACCGGGGTCGAACCGGTCTGGCACTCGCGGCGACGGTGTCACCGGATTCGATGGGGCGTCAAGTGCCGTGGAGCTCCCTAGGAGTCGGCGTCAAACCACGAATCCGTCGATGGCCAGGAGACCTTCTCAATCGCCATCGAGGGACGAGCGGCGAAGTCACGACCGCGCGTGAGGCGGAGGCGGAACAGGTCTGGCGCGAGGGCGCGGAGTTCCGCCGTGGCGCGCCGGGATTGCAGGCGCACGAAGACCGCGCCCGACTGCGCGACGCGGCGCGATGCGCAGGTGAACCGCTGCATTCTGGGAGCGGGGAGATTCGCCCTCCCGGACTGGCGAGTCGCCCGGTCAGGCTTCGAAAGACTTTCCGCAACCGCAACTTTGCTTGGCGTTGGGATTGGAAATCTTGAACCCGCCGCCGGTCAGCGCATCCGAGAAATCCACCACCGCGCCGCGCATGTAATCCGCGCTGAACGGGTCCGTCAGCACGAGCACGCCGTGGAATTCGCCCACCGTGTCATCCGCGCGCCGCTCGTCGAACACCATCCCGTATTGCAGCCCCGAACAGCCGCCGGCCTCGATGTAAACGCGCAGGTGCTTCCCCGCGTTCGCCGGGTCGCTCGATTGCATCCCGCGAATCTGCTCCGCAGCCCGGTCGGTCAGGGTGACAACGGCATCGTTGGCAGTCGGTGTCGTGGAGTTCATCTCGTTCAATGCGTTCAAATTATCAACGCGCCGGTGGGGTGTCAAACTACGGGCTTCCTGCGGCGCCTGCAGGTCTGCCCGACATGCGCCAGGATTCGCTCTGACTTCGGAATAACTCAGCC
This is a stretch of genomic DNA from Verrucomicrobiota bacterium. It encodes these proteins:
- the mfd gene encoding transcription-repair coupling factor, which codes for MFNRILPAPAAQDLWRRVESGGALSCAGVCGSAQPFLAAMLRRQFPRRPIVVVTNGLRSQEVFQQDIETWLGSEDRVLFYPAWESLPHEAHLPHADVISERLETLVALSSHAPRTTHHAPLVVTSVAALLQRTFPPDSLASRTRSLRRGDRVVPLDLIEWLEDQAYEPEAQVTAKGELALRGGIVDVWPLTRPWPVRLEFFGDELESLRLFDPQTQVSRDNGAVTEVTLPPAGELGILKRAPAELATLLNYLPAGTVMILCEPGALAEHATTYAGQVPDGDPFFVEWTEFLSLASARGMTTVSLLAERTSFEPSSSPSSGSVVLIEDDPDPTIHHPPSTILALASLDPYRPISDRMPAPEIAEAQRREFFAQLHRWLRQGYAVHVFCNNGGERQRFEEVWRELALGHGPKPKVHGPQPPDAAPTSGPGTLDLGLWTHLGSLSRGFLCNEARIVVVTDAEIFGRYKVQRPRRLKSPHAAATRSALDIDFTELSPGDLVVHLQHGIGRYTGLQTLPAARNREPATRNPQSAMADPGTECLVIEYASADPEQDAPKLYVPVTEAHLVSKYVGAGKARPPLHTLGGTRWAKTKHQAERAVRDLAAELLAIQAARETQPGHAFKPDNAWQREFEGSFVFEETPDQARAITEAKSDMERPKPMDRLICGDVGYGKTEVAIRAAFKAVMDGRQVAVLVPTTVLAQQHFNTFRERMADYPVRIELLSRFRTRREQARVARDLAAGSVDIVIGTHRLVQPDIAFKELGLVVIDEEQRFGVMHKEQFKLLRRMVDVLTLSATPIPRTLYLALTGARDMSTIQTPPQDRLPVETIVCEYDERIIRDAIRREVGRGGQVFFLHNRLATIDAMKFRLMQLVPDARIVVGHGQMNSDDLEEVMTTFVNGEADVLLSTTIIESGLDIPNANTILIDRADRFGLSDLYQLRGRVGRYKHQAFAYLLIPRHARMLSDARKRISAIKQYSSLGSGFKIAMRDLEIRGAGNLLGAEQSGHITAVGFELYCQLLKQSVATLKGAKLKVRAPVEMRLDFIDTREAEEAETAARAATLPSSFAPEPHHRIEIYRKLAQAEDKPALDALAGEVRDRFGPLPGAVELLFLATELKILAGARGVTVIEVEDDKLKLTRHGDYLQFGGRFPRLTAKEPKARLNEIKKLLLAL
- a CDS encoding iron-sulfur cluster assembly accessory protein yields the protein MNSTTPTANDAVVTLTDRAAEQIRGMQSSDPANAGKHLRVYIEAGGCSGLQYGMVFDERRADDTVGEFHGVLVLTDPFSADYMRGAVVDFSDALTGGGFKISNPNAKQSCGCGKSFEA